The following are encoded in a window of Octopus sinensis linkage group LG23, ASM634580v1, whole genome shotgun sequence genomic DNA:
- the LOC115223389 gene encoding hydrolethalus syndrome protein 1 homolog, with protein sequence MASFEFSEEEIRNELARFGIKDIDQSTLREFREDILNLMKESSYNSLQNVDKSTTISPSSSNSPVTCPNLSSSSPPAPFSITSPTFTSPAAENVEDAKSYLTHTGNYRSVNSMEPSSVTVSHNRPQNTVESYEHVAYRSCQLFNSVNKVDGHSGMTLNHQYTYTQQPLTNESETEHEKQENLLRTFTRTNVPQPNQVNSFDHPKNKENAWSRQVVPSSSSSSLSSQVSVSKPSQIASTDTEKPPLLNTFVTKRKVSRKGPDGKRYIDESESVCSISSTSSSVCGSCCSSIADPAEYQNRLSEITNRDGYFYPRSPSSCDSRPKSTIIVTPTPPRLKKNRKTDPVSRFHEFQNYWDLHKPPGENNHNALRWSIKEKIAKHDVIGSRPRKTFVPNNYVIPSQNPRHSLRWQIRTDLAYGVMPTVASYDY encoded by the coding sequence atggctTCGTTTGAATTttcagaagaagaaataagaaacgaacTTGCGCGATTTGGGATTAAGGATATCGACCAGAGTACTTTGCGTGAATTTCGAGAAGATATTCTAAATTTGATGAAAGAAAGTAGTTACAATTCACTTCAGAATGTTGATAAATCCACTACAATTTCCCCTTCTTCCAGTAACTCACCGGTCACTTGCCCAAACTTGTCTTCGTCGTCCCCTCCTGCACCCTTTTCTATAACTTCTCCAACGTTCACATCACCAGCTGCCGAGAACGTTGAAGATGCTAAGTCATATCTAACTCACACAGGTAATTATCGTTCTGTTAATTCCATGGAGCCGTCGTCTGTTACCGTTTCTCACAATCGGCCCCAGAATACAGTTGAAAGTTACGAACACGTTGCTTATAGAAGCTGTCAATTGTTCAACAGTGTCAATAAGGTGGATGGTCACTCGGGTATGACACTCAACCatcaatacacatacactcaacaGCCACTGACTAATGAATCGGAAACGGAACATGAAAAGCAGGAGAATCTCCTTCGAACTTTCACCAGAACAAACGTTCCGCAGCCAAACCAGGTAAATAGTTTTGATCATCCCAAGAACAAAGAAAACGCTTGGTCTCGTCAAGTTGTGCCTTCgtcatcttcctcctccctctcatcacaAGTATCGGTCTCCAAACCATCACAAATCGCCTCCACCGACACCGAAAAACCTCCACTGCTAAACACTTTTGTTACCAAGAGGAAGGTGTCTCGCAAAGGCCCCGATGGTAAACGTTACATCGATGAAAGTGAATCTGTGTGTAGTATCAGTAGCACTAGTAGTAGTGTCTGTGGCAGTTGCTGTAGCAGTATCGCTGACCCCGCTGAGTACCAGAATCGTCTGAGTGAGATAACAAATAGAGACGGCTATTTCTATCCGAGATCTCCAAGTTCCTGCGATAGCCGGCCCAAGTCCACGATTATAGTTACTCCGACACCGCCGAGATTGAAGAAAAACAGGAAGACAGACCCCGTGAGTAGGTTCCATGAATTTCAGAACTACTGGGACCTGCACAAGCCTCCCGGTGAAAATAATCACAACGCCCTTCGGTGGAGCATTAAAGAGAAAATTGCCAAACACGACGTCATAGGAAGCCGTCCACGGAAAACTTTCGTGCCCAATAATTATGTGATACCTTCACAAAACCCGAGACATTCTCTTCGATGGCAGATACGGACTGATCTTGCCTATGGTGTCATGCCAACCGTCGCCAGTTACGACTACTGA